In Calonectris borealis chromosome 10, bCalBor7.hap1.2, whole genome shotgun sequence, a single genomic region encodes these proteins:
- the GHRL gene encoding appetite-regulating hormone isoform X1: MLSGLISCLTKINMFLRGALLGIILYSILWTETTLAGSSFLSPEYKKTQQQKDPKKPTAQLHRRGTEGFWDTDEAGAEDDSNSIEITFNVPFEIGVKITEEEYQEYGQALEKMLGDMLEENAKEIQMKN, from the exons ATGCTTTCAGGTTTGATATCCTGCCTCACGAAGATAAACATGTTTctcagaggtgctctgctgggCATTATTCTTTACAGCATCCTCTGGACAGAAACTACTCTGGCTGGCTCTAGTTTTTTAAGCCCTGAATATAAAaaaacacag cAACAAAAggatccaaaaaaacccacagcacaaTTACATCGTCGAGGCACAGAAGGCTTTTGGGATACAGATGAAGCAGGGGCAGAAGATGACAGTAACAGTATTGAAATTAcg ttTAATGTTCCCTTTGAAATCGGTGTCAAGATAACAGAAGAAGAGTATCAAGAATATGGACAAGCGCTGGAGAAGATGCTAGGGGACATGCTTGAAGAGAATGCTAAAG AAATTCAGATGAAAAACTGA
- the GHRL gene encoding appetite-regulating hormone isoform X2 — MFLRGALLGIILYSILWTETTLAGSSFLSPEYKKTQQQKDPKKPTAQLHRRGTEGFWDTDEAGAEDDSNSIEITFNVPFEIGVKITEEEYQEYGQALEKMLGDMLEENAKEIQMKN; from the exons ATGTTTctcagaggtgctctgctgggCATTATTCTTTACAGCATCCTCTGGACAGAAACTACTCTGGCTGGCTCTAGTTTTTTAAGCCCTGAATATAAAaaaacacag cAACAAAAggatccaaaaaaacccacagcacaaTTACATCGTCGAGGCACAGAAGGCTTTTGGGATACAGATGAAGCAGGGGCAGAAGATGACAGTAACAGTATTGAAATTAcg ttTAATGTTCCCTTTGAAATCGGTGTCAAGATAACAGAAGAAGAGTATCAAGAATATGGACAAGCGCTGGAGAAGATGCTAGGGGACATGCTTGAAGAGAATGCTAAAG AAATTCAGATGAAAAACTGA
- the IRAK2 gene encoding interleukin-1 receptor-associated kinase-like 2 isoform X3 produces the protein MATVGTKDSPERDCEAMTLQQPPLALKGGCPPALYIHSMPAWVLEDFCQKMDCLSDYDWMRFASYVITDQTELRKIKCMEKTGISITRELMWWWGVRLATVQQLLDLLQGLQLYRAAQVILDWTSASNITNFEKEELVEPPKQENISLTPTENKNRERENEISLLPSPDSSHLGVSPAGSAVSEGALYSLPSPPPPPRDLLKSLQSNPPVSSSVKETMTDLPSGSLLWTQREVTNATNGFSDKCRICEGTFADVYKGQRNNILYVIKRLKEMECTSPNSTQRFFHTEVQICFRCCHVNILQLLGFSVETGLHCLIYPYLPNGSLQNKLQCQDDSAPLTWEMRISISTGLIRAVQYIHNFGILHGNIKSSNVLLDENFTPKLGHSGLRLYSVDKKSEYAMMKTKVLQASLTYLPEDFIRHGQLTGKVDIFSCGVVLAEILTGIKALDEGRHPIYLKDMIADEIQIAKESSYSKVKNFEKLAAKEICCKYLDKKAGHVLEEVAIDFASAICLCLRKKNSNIAEVLEIMEIAENKLREHYVCEGSTSGFSMNTPEETDDETTSLSMDMPSAGENKEDSTQPVILTSAKPCTPLIGVVSPDIYCGQMSRVPCESDESSSFIWNPSERSTDELPSNSCNSENMAASDDRIKQEKPANGLQERNAACTKSDDVLKTESTAQSTFQQKNADLDSSCSSQALARETSWKIKINDQKKKLMENILLYEEDKLNSSELFET, from the exons ATGGCCACAGTGGGGACAAAGGACTCTCCGGAGAGGGACTGCGAAGCAATGACGCTGCAGCAGCCGCCCCTAGCCCTGAAAGGGGGCTGCCCCCCGGCTCTGTACATTCACAGCATGCCTGCCTGGGTGCTGGAGGATTTCTGCCAGAAGATGGACTGCCTGAGTGACTACGACTGGATGCGATTCG CCTCCTACGTGATAACTGATCAAACAGAGCTACGGAAAATCAAGTGCATGGAGAAGACGGGGATCAGCATAACAAGAGAGCTCATGTGGTGGTGGGGAGTGAGGCTGGCAACAGTACAGCAGCTGCTGGACCTGCTGCAAGGACTGCAGCTCTACCGAGCGGCTCAAGTCATTCTGGACT GGACATCAGCCTCTAATATTACCAACTTTGAAAAAGAAGAGCTGGTAGAGCCGCCTAAACAGGAGAACATATCTTTAActcccacagaaaacaaaaatagagagagagaaaatgagataaGTCTGTTGCCATCACCAGACTCTTCACATCTGGGAGTATCACCAGCAGGCA GTGCTGTTTCTGAAGGAGCCTTGTATTCACTCCcttcaccaccacctcccccaaGAGACCTTTTGAAATCCTTACAGTCAAATCCTCCTGTCTCATCAAGTGTGAAG GAGACAATGACTGATCTCCCCAGTGGGAGTCTTTTGTGGACCCAGAGGGAAGTTACTAATGCCACAAATGGTTTCAGTGACAAGTGCAGAATTTGTGAAGGTACTTTTGCAGATGTCTACAAAGGTCAGAGGAACAACATACTGTATGTCATCAAAAGACTGAAAGAG atggaATGCACAAGCCCAAATTCCACCCAAAGATTCTTTCATACAGAAGTACAGATTTGCTTTCG GTGTTGTCATGTCAAcattttgcagctgctgggtTTCTCAGTAGAAACTGGATTGCACTGTCTGATATATCCATACTTGCCTAATGGATCGCTACAAAACAAACTTCAGTGTCAA GATGATTCTGCTCCACTGACCTGGGAGATGCGAATTAGCATTTCTACAGGACTCATCCGAGCTGTACAGTATATACATAATTTTGGAATTCTTCATGGGAATATCAAAAG CTCAAATGTCTTGTTGGATGAAAACTTTACACCAAAGCTTGGACATTCAGGTCTGCGATTGTATTCTGTTGATAAAAAATCAGAATATGCTATGATGAAAACCAAAGTCCTACAAGCTTCTCTTACTTATCTGCCGGAAGATTTTATCAGACACGGGCAGTTAACAGGAAAAGTTGATATATTCAGCTGTGGTGTG GTCTTAGCAGAGATACTGACAGGGATTAAGGCACTGGATGAAGGAAGACACCCTATTTATCTG AAAGATATGATTGCTGATGAAATTCAAATAGCGAAAGAAAGCTCATACTCCAAagtaaaaaattttgaaaagctagCTGCCAAGGAAATATGCTGTAAATATCTAGACAAGAAAGCAGGACACGTGCTGGAAGAAGTTGCTATTGATTTTGCCTCAGCCATCTGCCTTTGTCTGAGAAAGAAGAATTCTAACATAGCAGag GTTCTTGAAATTATGGAAATagctgaaaataaattaagagaGCATTATGTCTGTGAAGGCAGCACTTCTGGATTCTCCATGAACACTCCAGAAGAAACTGATGATGAGACAACTAGTCTCAGCATGGATATGCCTTCTGCGGGGGAGAATAAAGAGGACAGCACACAGCCAGTGATCCTGACAAGTGCCAAGCCATGCACCCCTTTAATAGGAGTTGTGTCACCTGACATTTACTGCGGACAAATGTCAAGAGTCCCTTGTGAATCAGATGAATCAAGTAGCTTTATATGGAATCCTTCAGAAAGATCTACAGATGAGCTACCTAGCAACAGCTGTAATTCAGAAAATATGGCAGCCTCTGATGACAGGATCAAGCAGGAAAAACCTGCAAATGGACTCcaggaaagaaatgcagcatGCACCAAAAGTGATGATGTCTTGAAAACAGAGTCTACTGCACAGAGCACctttcaacaaaaaaatgcagacctCGACTCTTCATGTTCTTCACAAG cattAGCCAGAGAGACATCttggaaaataaagataaatgatcaaaaaaagaagctcatggaaaatattttgctctatGAAGAAGACAAATTAAACAGTTCTGAACTTTTTGAAACATAA
- the IRAK2 gene encoding interleukin-1 receptor-associated kinase-like 2 isoform X2: MATVGTKDSPERDCEAMTLQQPPLALKGGCPPALYIHSMPAWVLEDFCQKMDCLSDYDWMRFASYVITDQTELRKIKCMEKTGISITRELMWWWGVRLATVQQLLDLLQGLQLYRAAQVILDWTSASNITNFEKEELVEPPKQENISLTPTENKNRERENEISLLPSPDSSHLGVSPAGSAVSEGALYSLPSPPPPPRDLLKSLQSNPPVSSSVKQETMTDLPSGSLLWTQREVTNATNGFSDKCRICEGTFADVYKGQRNNILYVIKRLKEMECTSPNSTQRFFHTEVQICFRCCHVNILQLLGFSVETGLHCLIYPYLPNGSLQNKLQCQDDSAPLTWEMRISISTGLIRAVQYIHNFGILHGNIKSSNVLLDENFTPKLGHSGLRLYSVDKKSEYAMMKTKVLQASLTYLPEDFIRHGQLTGKVDIFSCGVVLAEILTGIKALDEGRHPIYLKDMIADEIQIAKESSYSKVKNFEKLAAKEICCKYLDKKAGHVLEEVAIDFASAICLCLRKKNSNIAEVLEIMEIAENKLREHYVCEGSTSGFSMNTPEETDDETTSLSMDMPSAGENKEDSTQPVILTSAKPCTPLIGVVSPDIYCGQMSRVPCESDESSSFIWNPSERSTDELPSNSCNSENMAASDDRIKQEKPANGLQERNAACTKSDDVLKTESTAQSTFQQKNADLDSSCSSQALARETSWKIKINDQKKKLMENILLYEEDKLNSSELFET, from the exons ATGGCCACAGTGGGGACAAAGGACTCTCCGGAGAGGGACTGCGAAGCAATGACGCTGCAGCAGCCGCCCCTAGCCCTGAAAGGGGGCTGCCCCCCGGCTCTGTACATTCACAGCATGCCTGCCTGGGTGCTGGAGGATTTCTGCCAGAAGATGGACTGCCTGAGTGACTACGACTGGATGCGATTCG CCTCCTACGTGATAACTGATCAAACAGAGCTACGGAAAATCAAGTGCATGGAGAAGACGGGGATCAGCATAACAAGAGAGCTCATGTGGTGGTGGGGAGTGAGGCTGGCAACAGTACAGCAGCTGCTGGACCTGCTGCAAGGACTGCAGCTCTACCGAGCGGCTCAAGTCATTCTGGACT GGACATCAGCCTCTAATATTACCAACTTTGAAAAAGAAGAGCTGGTAGAGCCGCCTAAACAGGAGAACATATCTTTAActcccacagaaaacaaaaatagagagagagaaaatgagataaGTCTGTTGCCATCACCAGACTCTTCACATCTGGGAGTATCACCAGCAGGCA GTGCTGTTTCTGAAGGAGCCTTGTATTCACTCCcttcaccaccacctcccccaaGAGACCTTTTGAAATCCTTACAGTCAAATCCTCCTGTCTCATCAAGTGTGAAG CAGGAGACAATGACTGATCTCCCCAGTGGGAGTCTTTTGTGGACCCAGAGGGAAGTTACTAATGCCACAAATGGTTTCAGTGACAAGTGCAGAATTTGTGAAGGTACTTTTGCAGATGTCTACAAAGGTCAGAGGAACAACATACTGTATGTCATCAAAAGACTGAAAGAG atggaATGCACAAGCCCAAATTCCACCCAAAGATTCTTTCATACAGAAGTACAGATTTGCTTTCG GTGTTGTCATGTCAAcattttgcagctgctgggtTTCTCAGTAGAAACTGGATTGCACTGTCTGATATATCCATACTTGCCTAATGGATCGCTACAAAACAAACTTCAGTGTCAA GATGATTCTGCTCCACTGACCTGGGAGATGCGAATTAGCATTTCTACAGGACTCATCCGAGCTGTACAGTATATACATAATTTTGGAATTCTTCATGGGAATATCAAAAG CTCAAATGTCTTGTTGGATGAAAACTTTACACCAAAGCTTGGACATTCAGGTCTGCGATTGTATTCTGTTGATAAAAAATCAGAATATGCTATGATGAAAACCAAAGTCCTACAAGCTTCTCTTACTTATCTGCCGGAAGATTTTATCAGACACGGGCAGTTAACAGGAAAAGTTGATATATTCAGCTGTGGTGTG GTCTTAGCAGAGATACTGACAGGGATTAAGGCACTGGATGAAGGAAGACACCCTATTTATCTG AAAGATATGATTGCTGATGAAATTCAAATAGCGAAAGAAAGCTCATACTCCAAagtaaaaaattttgaaaagctagCTGCCAAGGAAATATGCTGTAAATATCTAGACAAGAAAGCAGGACACGTGCTGGAAGAAGTTGCTATTGATTTTGCCTCAGCCATCTGCCTTTGTCTGAGAAAGAAGAATTCTAACATAGCAGag GTTCTTGAAATTATGGAAATagctgaaaataaattaagagaGCATTATGTCTGTGAAGGCAGCACTTCTGGATTCTCCATGAACACTCCAGAAGAAACTGATGATGAGACAACTAGTCTCAGCATGGATATGCCTTCTGCGGGGGAGAATAAAGAGGACAGCACACAGCCAGTGATCCTGACAAGTGCCAAGCCATGCACCCCTTTAATAGGAGTTGTGTCACCTGACATTTACTGCGGACAAATGTCAAGAGTCCCTTGTGAATCAGATGAATCAAGTAGCTTTATATGGAATCCTTCAGAAAGATCTACAGATGAGCTACCTAGCAACAGCTGTAATTCAGAAAATATGGCAGCCTCTGATGACAGGATCAAGCAGGAAAAACCTGCAAATGGACTCcaggaaagaaatgcagcatGCACCAAAAGTGATGATGTCTTGAAAACAGAGTCTACTGCACAGAGCACctttcaacaaaaaaatgcagacctCGACTCTTCATGTTCTTCACAAG cattAGCCAGAGAGACATCttggaaaataaagataaatgatcaaaaaaagaagctcatggaaaatattttgctctatGAAGAAGACAAATTAAACAGTTCTGAACTTTTTGAAACATAA
- the IRAK2 gene encoding interleukin-1 receptor-associated kinase-like 2 isoform X1 yields the protein MATVGTKDSPERDCEAMTLQQPPLALKGGCPPALYIHSMPAWVLEDFCQKMDCLSDYDWMRFASYVITDQTELRKIKCMEKTGISITRELMWWWGVRLATVQQLLDLLQGLQLYRAAQVILDWTSASNITNFEKEELVEPPKQENISLTPTENKNRERENEISLLPSPDSSHLGVSPAGSAVSEGALYSLPSPPPPPRDLLKSLQSNPPVSSSVKPCSSSTPQQETMTDLPSGSLLWTQREVTNATNGFSDKCRICEGTFADVYKGQRNNILYVIKRLKEMECTSPNSTQRFFHTEVQICFRCCHVNILQLLGFSVETGLHCLIYPYLPNGSLQNKLQCQDDSAPLTWEMRISISTGLIRAVQYIHNFGILHGNIKSSNVLLDENFTPKLGHSGLRLYSVDKKSEYAMMKTKVLQASLTYLPEDFIRHGQLTGKVDIFSCGVVLAEILTGIKALDEGRHPIYLKDMIADEIQIAKESSYSKVKNFEKLAAKEICCKYLDKKAGHVLEEVAIDFASAICLCLRKKNSNIAEVLEIMEIAENKLREHYVCEGSTSGFSMNTPEETDDETTSLSMDMPSAGENKEDSTQPVILTSAKPCTPLIGVVSPDIYCGQMSRVPCESDESSSFIWNPSERSTDELPSNSCNSENMAASDDRIKQEKPANGLQERNAACTKSDDVLKTESTAQSTFQQKNADLDSSCSSQALARETSWKIKINDQKKKLMENILLYEEDKLNSSELFET from the exons ATGGCCACAGTGGGGACAAAGGACTCTCCGGAGAGGGACTGCGAAGCAATGACGCTGCAGCAGCCGCCCCTAGCCCTGAAAGGGGGCTGCCCCCCGGCTCTGTACATTCACAGCATGCCTGCCTGGGTGCTGGAGGATTTCTGCCAGAAGATGGACTGCCTGAGTGACTACGACTGGATGCGATTCG CCTCCTACGTGATAACTGATCAAACAGAGCTACGGAAAATCAAGTGCATGGAGAAGACGGGGATCAGCATAACAAGAGAGCTCATGTGGTGGTGGGGAGTGAGGCTGGCAACAGTACAGCAGCTGCTGGACCTGCTGCAAGGACTGCAGCTCTACCGAGCGGCTCAAGTCATTCTGGACT GGACATCAGCCTCTAATATTACCAACTTTGAAAAAGAAGAGCTGGTAGAGCCGCCTAAACAGGAGAACATATCTTTAActcccacagaaaacaaaaatagagagagagaaaatgagataaGTCTGTTGCCATCACCAGACTCTTCACATCTGGGAGTATCACCAGCAGGCA GTGCTGTTTCTGAAGGAGCCTTGTATTCACTCCcttcaccaccacctcccccaaGAGACCTTTTGAAATCCTTACAGTCAAATCCTCCTGTCTCATCAAGTGTGAAG CCTTGCAGCTCTTCTACTCCTCAGCAGGAGACAATGACTGATCTCCCCAGTGGGAGTCTTTTGTGGACCCAGAGGGAAGTTACTAATGCCACAAATGGTTTCAGTGACAAGTGCAGAATTTGTGAAGGTACTTTTGCAGATGTCTACAAAGGTCAGAGGAACAACATACTGTATGTCATCAAAAGACTGAAAGAG atggaATGCACAAGCCCAAATTCCACCCAAAGATTCTTTCATACAGAAGTACAGATTTGCTTTCG GTGTTGTCATGTCAAcattttgcagctgctgggtTTCTCAGTAGAAACTGGATTGCACTGTCTGATATATCCATACTTGCCTAATGGATCGCTACAAAACAAACTTCAGTGTCAA GATGATTCTGCTCCACTGACCTGGGAGATGCGAATTAGCATTTCTACAGGACTCATCCGAGCTGTACAGTATATACATAATTTTGGAATTCTTCATGGGAATATCAAAAG CTCAAATGTCTTGTTGGATGAAAACTTTACACCAAAGCTTGGACATTCAGGTCTGCGATTGTATTCTGTTGATAAAAAATCAGAATATGCTATGATGAAAACCAAAGTCCTACAAGCTTCTCTTACTTATCTGCCGGAAGATTTTATCAGACACGGGCAGTTAACAGGAAAAGTTGATATATTCAGCTGTGGTGTG GTCTTAGCAGAGATACTGACAGGGATTAAGGCACTGGATGAAGGAAGACACCCTATTTATCTG AAAGATATGATTGCTGATGAAATTCAAATAGCGAAAGAAAGCTCATACTCCAAagtaaaaaattttgaaaagctagCTGCCAAGGAAATATGCTGTAAATATCTAGACAAGAAAGCAGGACACGTGCTGGAAGAAGTTGCTATTGATTTTGCCTCAGCCATCTGCCTTTGTCTGAGAAAGAAGAATTCTAACATAGCAGag GTTCTTGAAATTATGGAAATagctgaaaataaattaagagaGCATTATGTCTGTGAAGGCAGCACTTCTGGATTCTCCATGAACACTCCAGAAGAAACTGATGATGAGACAACTAGTCTCAGCATGGATATGCCTTCTGCGGGGGAGAATAAAGAGGACAGCACACAGCCAGTGATCCTGACAAGTGCCAAGCCATGCACCCCTTTAATAGGAGTTGTGTCACCTGACATTTACTGCGGACAAATGTCAAGAGTCCCTTGTGAATCAGATGAATCAAGTAGCTTTATATGGAATCCTTCAGAAAGATCTACAGATGAGCTACCTAGCAACAGCTGTAATTCAGAAAATATGGCAGCCTCTGATGACAGGATCAAGCAGGAAAAACCTGCAAATGGACTCcaggaaagaaatgcagcatGCACCAAAAGTGATGATGTCTTGAAAACAGAGTCTACTGCACAGAGCACctttcaacaaaaaaatgcagacctCGACTCTTCATGTTCTTCACAAG cattAGCCAGAGAGACATCttggaaaataaagataaatgatcaaaaaaagaagctcatggaaaatattttgctctatGAAGAAGACAAATTAAACAGTTCTGAACTTTTTGAAACATAA
- the VHL gene encoding von Hippel-Lindau disease tumor suppressor encodes MRVAGRPRRGAGEGMSPPGPGPEGGGPCLRSVNTRELSEVVFNNRSPRSVLPIWVDFEGRPRYYPVLQPRTGRIMHSYRGHLWLFRDAGTNDGLLVNQQELFIAAPNVNTADITLPVFTLKERCLQVVRSLVKPMDYRKLDIVRSLYEELEDHPDIGKDLQRLSLERSETLRNRILE; translated from the exons ATGCGCGtcgccgggcggccgcggcggggagcgggcgaggggatgtcgccgccggggccgggcccggagGGCGGCGGGCCGTGCCTGCGCTCTGTCAACACGCGCGAGCTCTCCGAGGTCGTCTTCAACAACCGCAGCCCCCGCTCCGTCCTCCCGATCTGGGTGGACTTCGAGGGCAGGCCGCGCTACTACCCGGTCCTGCAGCCGCGCACTGGGCGGATCATGCACAGCTACCGGG GTCACCTCTGGCTGTTCCGGGACGCGGGGACAAACGACGGGCTCCTTGTCAACCAGCAGGAGCTGTTCATAGCCGCTCCCAACGTGAATACAGCAGACATCACGCTGCCAG TGTTCACCCTGAAGGAGAGATGTCTCCAGGTTGTTCGCAGTCTGGTCAAACCAATGGACTACAGGAAACTGGACATTGTTCGATCGTTATATGAAGAGCTGGAAGATCATCCTGATATTGGGAAGGATCTTCAGCGGCTTTCTCTGGAGAGAAGTGAAACGTTGAGGAACAGAATTCTGGAATAA